A portion of the Granulosicoccus antarcticus IMCC3135 genome contains these proteins:
- a CDS encoding endo alpha-1,4 polygalactosaminidase, protein MKVAKFKNVALFATSFFLLSACSVDSEPDQDQTDNSKQQPLTSDENAPILDEQNTDSEEADNPSLPPAPSPVDVPVDLDDSIVESPSTQEDLTPNPIAPSKPPVVDSSADEDTVTPSTPGVTPEPAPEPNPEPEPTPELDTSNHYKPQLLVTWQLQLQGTLNTSYDAELYVMDLFDTSKSKIASLQSQGIAVICYFSAGTYEEWRSDASKFTASDLGLALADWPGERWLDVRTHNVRSIMSTRLDLASSKGCNGVDPDNVDGYSNPTGIDLDSSDQLAYNRYLSEQAHNRGLAIGLKNNVGQVEQLADDYDFTINESCDRYNECGRLDVFISQGKPVLHVEYRPELLNQPSAFSAYCQEFVDKQFSSLVLPRNLDDEYRLSCQ, encoded by the coding sequence ATGAAAGTTGCCAAGTTCAAGAACGTTGCTCTTTTTGCAACGTCCTTTTTTCTACTCTCTGCGTGCAGCGTTGATTCTGAGCCTGATCAGGATCAAACCGATAATTCTAAACAACAACCGCTTACGAGCGACGAAAATGCTCCTATCCTCGATGAGCAGAACACGGACAGTGAAGAGGCTGATAATCCCTCCCTCCCTCCAGCGCCATCACCTGTTGATGTTCCGGTAGATCTGGATGATTCGATTGTCGAAAGCCCGTCGACACAAGAGGACCTTACCCCAAACCCGATCGCGCCCTCCAAACCTCCAGTCGTTGATAGTTCTGCTGATGAAGACACTGTTACTCCCTCTACACCAGGAGTAACTCCTGAACCCGCGCCTGAACCAAATCCCGAGCCTGAGCCCACTCCTGAGCTGGATACAAGCAACCATTACAAACCACAACTGCTGGTGACCTGGCAGCTACAGTTGCAAGGAACTCTGAATACCTCCTACGATGCCGAACTCTATGTGATGGATTTGTTTGATACATCCAAATCCAAAATCGCATCCTTACAAAGCCAGGGAATTGCAGTTATCTGTTATTTCTCAGCAGGCACATACGAAGAGTGGCGTTCTGATGCCAGCAAGTTCACGGCCTCTGACCTTGGACTGGCACTGGCCGATTGGCCGGGAGAGCGATGGCTTGATGTCAGGACTCATAATGTAAGAAGCATCATGTCAACCCGTCTTGATCTGGCTAGCTCAAAGGGTTGCAACGGTGTCGATCCGGATAACGTAGACGGATACAGTAACCCGACAGGCATTGACCTTGATAGCAGTGATCAGCTCGCCTATAACCGCTATCTGTCGGAACAAGCACATAACAGAGGGTTAGCGATCGGCTTGAAGAACAACGTCGGACAGGTTGAGCAATTAGCTGATGATTATGACTTCACAATCAACGAGTCATGCGATCGTTACAACGAATGCGGTCGTCTGGATGTATTTATTTCCCAAGGCAAACCCGTGCTTCACGTCGAGTATCGCCCAGAGCTACTCAACCAACCTTCAGCCTTCAGCGCCTACTGCCAGGAATTCGTGGACAAGCAATTCAGCAGTCTGGTTCTGCCACGTAATCTGGATGATGAATACAGACTGAGCTGTCAATAA
- a CDS encoding YaeQ family protein yields the protein MAIGATINKVSLNIADMDRHYYQQHDLTLAVHPSENDFRFIVRIIAFALNAHERLVFTKGLGAEDEPELWLKSLSGGIELWVDFGQVDEKRIRRACGRSEQVIIYTYQDRKSTVWWEQYREKLARHKNLVVCHIQAEGAEALVNRNMQLQCTIDDGALYLSDDSSNISIVVTPLS from the coding sequence ATGGCCATTGGTGCCACTATCAATAAGGTCTCGCTCAATATTGCGGATATGGATCGGCATTACTACCAGCAACATGACCTCACCCTAGCCGTCCATCCTTCAGAAAATGATTTCCGATTTATCGTTCGAATCATTGCATTTGCCCTGAATGCTCATGAGCGATTGGTTTTCACAAAGGGGCTAGGTGCTGAAGATGAGCCGGAGCTTTGGCTGAAATCGCTAAGTGGTGGTATCGAACTGTGGGTAGACTTTGGCCAGGTTGATGAAAAGCGAATTCGTCGGGCCTGCGGTCGTTCTGAACAGGTCATTATTTATACCTACCAGGATCGCAAGTCCACAGTCTGGTGGGAGCAATACCGAGAAAAGCTGGCGCGTCATAAAAACCTGGTGGTCTGTCACATACAGGCTGAAGGTGCAGAGGCTTTGGTCAATCGAAATATGCAGCTGCAATGCACGATAGATGACGGGGCGCTTTACCTGAGTGATGACTCCAGTAACATCTCGATTGTCGTTACGCCCTTGAGCTGA
- a CDS encoding chalcone isomerase family protein, protein MKLSLRAICVCIALAPGVASAQQSWNAVGSSDMSWMVFKLYNITLLTDNGSYSPKVLPQALEISYYRNIDKEDLVKATDGQWENLGISKAQRNEWLPELLSLWPDIKKKDTLRFEVDTSGSNMFLYNGEPIGGIQSPGFSQAFLDIWLSTKTSRPALRKRLINGQSGNV, encoded by the coding sequence ATGAAACTTTCACTGCGCGCAATCTGCGTCTGCATCGCCCTGGCCCCCGGCGTTGCCAGCGCCCAGCAATCCTGGAATGCTGTTGGCAGCTCTGACATGAGCTGGATGGTTTTCAAGCTCTACAACATCACTTTACTGACTGATAACGGCAGCTACAGTCCGAAAGTACTGCCGCAGGCCCTGGAGATCAGCTACTACCGCAATATCGACAAAGAAGACCTGGTCAAGGCGACCGATGGGCAGTGGGAAAATCTGGGAATTTCGAAAGCACAGAGAAATGAATGGTTGCCTGAGCTTCTATCGCTGTGGCCCGATATCAAGAAAAAGGACACGCTCAGATTTGAAGTTGATACCAGCGGTAGCAACATGTTTCTGTACAACGGAGAACCAATTGGAGGCATTCAGAGCCCAGGGTTCTCACAAGCTTTTCTCGACATCTGGTTATCGACGAAGACTTCCCGGCCCGCCCTGCGCAAACGCCTCATCAACGGACAGTCGGGGAATGTGTGA
- a CDS encoding DUF3833 domain-containing protein: MKFKFGQYLRISVLGILMSALTACSSMQINDIPVTDQPFEVEQYFLGSTRAQGIVFDRGGAPMRYFSVQLEGAWDEATQTLTLEEDFQFDDGEISERTWFITRVAEGHYTGKAADVEGQAVGRSKGNALNWQYTLNIPYKNSTLAVQLNDWMYLQDDVLLNRAVMKKFGFRVGEIFISFDRAS; encoded by the coding sequence ATGAAATTCAAATTCGGCCAGTACTTGCGAATCAGCGTGCTGGGAATTCTGATGAGCGCACTAACGGCCTGTTCTAGCATGCAGATCAACGATATCCCAGTCACCGATCAGCCCTTTGAGGTAGAACAGTACTTTCTGGGAAGTACGCGGGCTCAGGGCATCGTCTTTGATCGCGGTGGTGCTCCCATGCGTTACTTCAGCGTGCAGTTGGAGGGAGCCTGGGATGAAGCAACTCAAACACTGACACTCGAAGAAGATTTTCAATTTGACGATGGCGAAATCAGCGAACGCACCTGGTTCATTACTCGCGTGGCAGAAGGACACTACACGGGCAAGGCCGCCGACGTTGAAGGACAGGCCGTAGGCAGAAGTAAAGGCAACGCCCTGAACTGGCAATACACGTTGAACATTCCTTATAAAAACAGCACGTTAGCTGTACAACTTAATGATTGGATGTATCTGCAGGATGACGTATTGCTCAATCGCGCAGTCATGAAAAAATTTGGATTTCGGGTAGGAGAAATCTTCATCAGCTTTGACCGAGCTTCCTGA
- a CDS encoding NAD(P)/FAD-dependent oxidoreductase has product MQINTLILGAGAAGMMAAAHAGPGVLVVDHAKAAGEKIRISGGGRCNFTNTGTTPAQFLCQNPHFAKSALSRYTHWDFISLVSEYGIAWHEKTLGQLFCDNSAKDIIAMLHAEMDKAGAQLWIKTDVGDISHDGTRFRVTLTRDGKQTQVTANNLIVATGGKSIPKMGATGLAYQIASQFGIEVITPRPGLVPLTFSDDKFKPLAGVATPIRVTTGDTSFEEAMLFTHRGLSGPAVLQISSYWQEGERITVNLIPGANLLDDLKETRRTAGRKALSNILSMHLPGRLVDFLKDDLNLQGNIADQSDAQLQTLCDALSTWPLQPAGSEGYRTAEVTLGGINTDELSSKTMEAKSVPGLYFIGESVDVTGWLGGYNFQWAWSSGWVAGTAIAAKAV; this is encoded by the coding sequence ATGCAGATCAACACACTTATCCTCGGTGCCGGCGCCGCAGGCATGATGGCCGCTGCCCACGCCGGTCCCGGCGTACTGGTTGTTGATCACGCCAAGGCTGCGGGGGAGAAGATTCGTATCTCAGGTGGGGGCCGGTGCAATTTCACCAATACCGGCACAACTCCGGCGCAGTTTCTTTGCCAAAACCCGCATTTTGCAAAGTCTGCCCTGAGTCGATACACCCATTGGGACTTTATCAGCCTGGTGTCCGAATACGGCATTGCCTGGCATGAGAAGACACTCGGCCAGCTGTTTTGTGACAATAGCGCCAAGGACATCATTGCGATGCTCCACGCAGAAATGGACAAGGCAGGTGCACAGCTCTGGATCAAGACCGACGTGGGTGACATCAGCCATGACGGCACACGCTTTCGGGTAACTCTGACTCGCGACGGCAAGCAAACCCAGGTGACTGCCAATAATCTGATTGTGGCCACGGGCGGCAAATCCATTCCCAAAATGGGAGCCACCGGGCTTGCCTATCAGATTGCCTCACAGTTCGGCATCGAGGTGATAACCCCCCGCCCCGGTCTGGTTCCGCTGACCTTCAGCGACGACAAGTTCAAGCCACTGGCAGGCGTGGCAACACCGATCCGGGTTACCACAGGCGACACCAGCTTCGAAGAGGCAATGCTGTTCACCCATCGAGGCCTGTCCGGACCAGCAGTTCTGCAGATTTCAAGTTATTGGCAGGAAGGTGAACGAATCACAGTCAATCTGATCCCAGGCGCCAACTTGCTTGATGATTTGAAAGAGACACGACGCACGGCTGGCCGCAAAGCATTAAGCAACATCCTGTCTATGCACCTGCCTGGCCGTCTTGTAGATTTTCTGAAAGACGATCTGAACTTGCAGGGCAACATTGCGGATCAAAGCGATGCTCAACTCCAAACCCTCTGCGATGCACTCAGTACCTGGCCGTTACAGCCCGCAGGCTCTGAGGGCTACAGAACCGCAGAGGTGACGCTTGGCGGCATCAACACCGATGAGCTGTCCTCCAAAACCATGGAAGCCAAATCGGTTCCCGGCCTCTACTTCATCGGTGAGTCCGTTGATGTGACAGGCTGGCTAGGCGGCTACAATTTTCAGTGGGCCTGGTCCTCAGGCTGGGTGGCCGGAACGGCGATTGCTGCAAAGGCTGTCTGA
- a CDS encoding tripartite tricarboxylate transporter permease, giving the protein MINELSSSFSYMLGLEPFLFILIGTVSGIVIGAIPGLNGAMLVALTLPLTYGWEPLHAIAMLVGQYVGSISGGLVSATLLNIPGSPSSMMTTLDAAPMAQKGRPLRALQLGIIASFVGGLVSWLALVFLSPPLAKIALKFGPHEYFALVLAALMLISSLSEGSMLKALMSACIGMIVALPGLDTITAQPRMTFGFPQMMAGFNLLAVLLGIFAVTQLLTDAGRELRQADRIRLDIKESFVSMADISRQGFNLLRSSLIGTWIGILPGVGGSVGSIVSYVTAKNMSGTPENFGKGCDEGVVASEAANNATVGGALIPMITMGIPGSIIDVILIAALTLHNIRPGPLLFQNNADIVYGFMSTLMIANILMLVVMLFGIRFLARLIDVPSKYLVPVLLVLCVVGAFAVNNRVFDVWVMFAFGLLGIGFRWLKLPIAPFVIGFILTPIAETNFRTALILSRNDLLDFLTRPVTAVLLAISVLILFLPLFRKAKPGKS; this is encoded by the coding sequence ATGATCAACGAGTTGAGCAGCTCCTTTTCCTACATGCTGGGGCTGGAGCCTTTCCTGTTCATTCTGATTGGTACCGTGTCTGGCATTGTCATCGGTGCCATTCCGGGTTTGAACGGCGCAATGCTGGTAGCCCTGACGCTCCCATTGACCTACGGCTGGGAGCCATTGCACGCAATCGCCATGCTGGTGGGGCAATATGTCGGCTCCATATCCGGAGGCCTGGTATCAGCCACTTTGCTGAACATCCCCGGAAGTCCTTCGAGCATGATGACAACCCTGGATGCCGCCCCGATGGCTCAGAAAGGGCGACCCCTGCGGGCCTTGCAGCTTGGTATTATTGCTTCGTTTGTCGGTGGTCTGGTCTCATGGCTGGCACTGGTTTTTCTATCGCCACCGTTAGCAAAGATTGCACTTAAATTCGGGCCTCATGAGTACTTTGCACTGGTTCTTGCAGCGCTTATGCTGATTTCCTCGCTTAGTGAAGGCTCCATGCTCAAAGCGCTGATGTCAGCGTGTATCGGAATGATCGTCGCATTGCCCGGCCTGGATACGATAACGGCTCAGCCGCGCATGACATTCGGTTTTCCACAGATGATGGCAGGCTTCAATTTACTGGCGGTGCTGCTGGGGATATTTGCGGTCACCCAACTGCTGACCGATGCTGGGCGCGAGCTTCGTCAAGCTGATCGGATACGGCTGGATATCAAGGAATCCTTTGTGTCGATGGCAGACATTTCCCGACAAGGATTCAATTTGTTGCGATCCTCTCTGATCGGAACCTGGATTGGCATATTGCCGGGAGTGGGCGGCTCTGTGGGCTCCATCGTCTCGTATGTCACAGCCAAGAACATGTCAGGCACGCCTGAGAATTTCGGTAAAGGTTGCGACGAAGGCGTGGTGGCCTCGGAAGCTGCCAATAATGCAACTGTTGGCGGGGCATTGATACCCATGATCACCATGGGGATACCGGGTTCGATCATTGACGTCATTCTCATTGCCGCACTGACCTTGCATAACATTCGTCCAGGGCCCCTGTTGTTTCAAAATAACGCGGACATCGTCTATGGCTTCATGAGCACTCTGATGATTGCCAATATTCTGATGCTGGTCGTAATGTTGTTCGGTATACGATTTCTGGCACGCTTGATTGATGTGCCCAGTAAATACCTGGTGCCGGTTTTGCTGGTCCTGTGTGTGGTGGGCGCCTTTGCCGTCAACAACCGCGTATTCGATGTCTGGGTCATGTTTGCTTTCGGGTTGCTTGGAATAGGGTTCAGATGGCTCAAGTTACCGATTGCGCCGTTTGTCATCGGGTTCATTCTGACGCCAATAGCCGAGACAAATTTCAGGACAGCCCTGATACTGAGTCGCAATGATCTGCTGGATTTTTTGACCCGTCCGGTTACCGCCGTTTTGCTGGCAATTTCGGTGTTGATACTGTTTCTTCCGTTGTTCCGGAAAGCAAAGCCGGGGAAGAGCTGA
- a CDS encoding tripartite tricarboxylate transporter TctB family protein gives MSVRYRESILVAISLVTAILVYWSADQIPSSLMAKISAGLVPKMIATSLALIACLHLLLIFKNRSEDADDVGDSPVSAGSDEGISEGGVFSLWRMVTSAVLLGLFILCLDQEWLSFWWAGCLFTAFGILLLSELSVRAVLMAVTVSLVSVSLAVLLFTRVFTVILP, from the coding sequence GTGAGCGTCAGATATCGGGAAAGTATTTTAGTCGCTATCAGTCTGGTCACCGCCATTCTGGTGTATTGGTCTGCTGATCAGATTCCTTCATCGCTTATGGCAAAAATCAGTGCCGGACTTGTGCCAAAAATGATCGCGACTAGTCTGGCATTGATTGCCTGTTTGCACCTCTTGCTGATATTCAAGAACCGCTCTGAGGATGCGGATGATGTCGGTGACAGCCCGGTATCGGCAGGCTCGGATGAAGGCATATCTGAAGGTGGAGTGTTTAGTCTGTGGCGGATGGTGACCAGCGCCGTATTGCTTGGGTTATTCATTCTGTGCCTGGATCAGGAGTGGCTCAGTTTCTGGTGGGCTGGCTGTCTGTTTACCGCATTCGGCATATTGCTGTTATCGGAGTTGTCTGTAAGGGCTGTGTTGATGGCAGTAACGGTCTCACTGGTTAGCGTCTCATTAGCGGTTCTGTTGTTTACCCGTGTATTTACAGTGATATTGCCATGA
- a CDS encoding Bug family tripartite tricarboxylate transporter substrate binding protein, giving the protein MFRKSLMATLSASFLLLSASTVSAAEFPSKPIKIIVPNGAGGSTDITSRLVAQAYTKELGTELAIVNMGGGGTSIGAMEAASAKPDGYTLLSTHEAFLTSSALGVNTMGPASVRPIAQVAKEVIVLAVQKGSGMHSLDEFYSAAQKDHPGDSLNIGISPGAANHFFSLNVLSAIEHDVTFVPTGGGADTLKALLGGTIDAGTFAVSESIEAIRSGDVVPIALYNDERHPDLPDTPTAKELGYDINVGLHYIWYAPAETPDDVVSILAEAMTRTVSDEAFKNNLIERSITPSLLTGTELEEALASRYTQVEELAIKYVVGQ; this is encoded by the coding sequence ATGTTTCGTAAATCATTAATGGCGACACTGAGCGCCTCGTTTCTACTGCTTAGCGCCAGTACCGTCAGCGCCGCTGAATTTCCCTCAAAACCCATCAAGATCATTGTTCCAAATGGTGCTGGTGGATCTACCGACATTACTTCCAGACTGGTGGCGCAGGCATACACAAAGGAGCTGGGAACTGAGCTTGCCATTGTCAATATGGGCGGAGGCGGCACTTCAATTGGCGCGATGGAGGCGGCCAGTGCTAAACCAGACGGTTACACCTTGCTATCGACGCATGAGGCATTTCTGACATCATCAGCATTAGGCGTTAATACAATGGGTCCCGCCAGCGTCAGACCCATTGCGCAGGTAGCAAAAGAGGTCATTGTGCTAGCTGTACAAAAAGGTTCAGGCATGCATTCATTGGATGAGTTCTACTCGGCAGCTCAGAAAGACCATCCGGGCGATAGTTTGAACATTGGCATCAGTCCGGGTGCCGCCAATCATTTCTTTTCCTTGAATGTACTGTCGGCGATCGAACATGATGTGACTTTTGTGCCTACGGGTGGCGGTGCCGATACGCTCAAAGCCTTGTTGGGTGGTACGATCGATGCGGGTACGTTTGCAGTCTCCGAGTCGATAGAGGCTATCCGCAGTGGTGATGTTGTACCGATTGCGCTTTACAACGATGAACGACATCCTGATCTGCCTGATACACCGACAGCCAAGGAGTTAGGTTACGACATTAACGTGGGTCTTCACTATATCTGGTACGCACCTGCAGAAACACCCGATGATGTTGTTAGCATTCTGGCAGAGGCTATGACTAGAACGGTATCGGATGAGGCATTCAAGAATAATCTGATTGAACGTTCCATTACCCCTTCATTGTTGACGGGTACTGAGTTGGAAGAGGCCCTGGCTAGCCGTTACACACAGGTAGAAGAGCTGGCTATCAAGTATGTCGTAGGCCAGTAA
- a CDS encoding enolase C-terminal domain-like protein, producing MLILSAQERIRHIDVVTTQISAKSCWIFITVTSYSGVTGVAEATLEKHTARMCELIKASGRTLLDKDFLSAYKQCTQSLAASIIEATCLSALAGALLDANARIHGVPLAKALGDVQRNAVDVYANINRRTVDRSALSHANSARDALQAGHRAFKIAPFDEMSPELDSSQFAVALEAGLSRIAAIRDAVGFEPDLMVDCHWRFSPGRLDSLVAALADLKLYWLECPIDESSDNMKALAACREMCRRHGMLLAGAETACDYADLVPFIESHAYDVLMPDIRHIGGPEALSICGKKLAENDVHFSPHNPVGPIAAVASLHVCAVSTIAPRLEMQFDESPYFDSLIKPSVGTVIEGQLRLGDGDGLGVSLDEKIIESMEQADRMSCA from the coding sequence ATGCTTATATTGAGTGCGCAAGAGCGCATACGACACATCGACGTGGTGACAACGCAGATATCAGCCAAGAGTTGCTGGATATTCATTACGGTGACAAGCTATTCAGGAGTAACGGGAGTTGCCGAGGCGACGCTGGAGAAGCATACCGCCAGGATGTGCGAGCTGATCAAGGCATCTGGTAGAACGTTGCTCGATAAGGATTTTTTGTCAGCTTACAAACAATGTACGCAATCACTGGCGGCCAGCATTATTGAAGCCACCTGTCTCTCTGCACTGGCCGGAGCGTTGCTTGATGCCAACGCACGTATTCATGGAGTCCCATTGGCGAAGGCACTGGGCGACGTGCAGCGCAATGCCGTGGATGTATATGCGAATATCAATCGCCGCACTGTCGATAGAAGTGCACTGTCCCATGCCAATAGTGCCAGAGATGCACTTCAGGCTGGACACCGTGCATTCAAGATTGCACCTTTTGACGAGATGTCTCCCGAACTCGATTCATCGCAATTTGCGGTGGCATTGGAGGCAGGTCTGTCTCGTATAGCCGCCATCAGAGATGCTGTCGGATTTGAACCAGATCTGATGGTTGATTGTCATTGGCGTTTCTCGCCAGGCAGACTGGATTCACTGGTGGCAGCACTAGCCGACTTGAAGCTCTATTGGCTTGAGTGCCCGATTGATGAATCATCCGACAACATGAAAGCACTGGCAGCCTGTCGTGAGATGTGTCGCCGCCATGGCATGTTGTTGGCTGGTGCCGAGACGGCCTGCGACTATGCCGATTTAGTACCCTTTATCGAATCGCATGCTTACGATGTGTTGATGCCAGATATCAGACACATCGGCGGCCCTGAAGCTCTTTCCATTTGCGGTAAAAAGCTGGCTGAAAACGATGTGCATTTTTCCCCTCATAATCCGGTAGGCCCCATCGCTGCTGTCGCCTCTCTGCATGTCTGTGCGGTATCAACGATAGCGCCACGCCTTGAAATGCAGTTTGACGAAAGCCCGTACTTCGATTCCCTGATAAAGCCATCTGTGGGTACTGTTATTGAAGGTCAATTGCGACTAGGAGATGGAGATGGGCTGGGAGTCAGCCTTGATGAAAAAATCATCGAATCGATGGAACAGGCTGATCGGATGAGCTGCGCTTGA
- a CDS encoding GntR family transcriptional regulator, with translation MRPKLDVAECIRTDIVAGHLVFGARVTIDQLATRYKISHMPVREALRQLAGEGILVLEPNKGATVREINTEFVSQIMDMRAGIESHLTRRAARRATATDITCLREIESELESAIEHKLYDEVLVHNQRFHGLINQVADSVDGANMVDRHWMLITALWRVHGHSDERFAGVASDHQHLIAALESGDEMAAELLMGAHVMKSKQMLIKRMLAADAPVVNSGMAGG, from the coding sequence ATGCGCCCCAAGTTAGACGTAGCAGAATGTATCCGTACCGATATCGTGGCTGGTCACCTGGTTTTTGGTGCTCGCGTCACTATCGACCAGTTAGCAACGCGATACAAGATCAGTCATATGCCCGTCCGGGAGGCGCTCAGACAGTTGGCAGGCGAAGGCATTCTGGTCCTTGAGCCCAACAAGGGCGCAACCGTACGTGAAATCAATACCGAATTCGTCAGTCAGATCATGGATATGCGAGCGGGTATCGAATCGCACCTGACGCGCCGAGCAGCACGTCGAGCCACAGCGACAGACATTACCTGTTTGCGTGAAATAGAAAGCGAGCTGGAAAGCGCTATTGAGCATAAGTTGTACGATGAGGTACTGGTTCACAATCAGCGATTTCACGGTTTGATCAACCAGGTTGCCGACAGTGTCGATGGCGCCAATATGGTTGATCGTCACTGGATGCTGATTACCGCGCTGTGGCGTGTACATGGCCATAGCGATGAACGATTTGCTGGAGTGGCGAGTGATCACCAACACCTGATTGCAGCGCTCGAATCGGGTGATGAAATGGCGGCCGAATTGCTGATGGGCGCTCATGTGATGAAATCCAAACAGATGCTGATCAAACGGATGCTTGCGGCTGATGCGCCTGTTGTCAATTCAGGAATGGCAGGAGGCTAG